Proteins encoded within one genomic window of Heptranchias perlo isolate sHepPer1 chromosome 35, sHepPer1.hap1, whole genome shotgun sequence:
- the LOC137302148 gene encoding zona pellucida sperm-binding protein 3-like gives MNDDWLTERTSTVYYLGDLIHIEASVSMTNHMPLKLYIDSCAATLSPDKDSTPRYNIIDYHGCLLDSKAEDSFSTFVLPRGERELDKLQFDLDAFRFFGDDRSLIFITCHLKVAAVDRRDSMNKACTFQNIWTPLEESTNDVCACCHLGKCSATREFRLDSRGRRDLVSGPGSDAELKWEGEASLGPLVILDPDVTDLATEPLNEVEQRMQERSPGGVAFEVVLILAVTVTAVSLISASLVALFLYRKHKQTQFN, from the exons atgaacg atgattggcttacagagcgcacctcgactgtctactacctgggtgacctcattcacattgaggcctctgtttcaatgaccaaccacatgcccttgaagctctacattgacagctgtgcagcaacattgagcccagacaaggattccaccccaagatacaacatcattgactaccatgg ttgcctcctggacagcaaagctgaggactccttttcaacctttgtgttgccaagaggtgaacgtgagctggacaaactccagtttgacctggatgcgttccgcttctttggagatgaccgttccttg attttcatcacctgtcacctgaaagttgctgcagtggatcggagagattccatgaacaaagcttgtactttccagaatat ctggaccccattggaagaatcgaccaatgacgtgtgtgcctgttgtcatctgggCAAGTGCAGTGCCACGAGGGAATTCCGacttgattccagaggaaggagggatcttgtatctggacctg ggagtgatgctgaattgaagtgggagggtgaggcctcacttggacccctggtcattctggatcctgatgtgacagacctggcaactgagccccttaatgaggttgagcaaaggatgcaggagaggtctccaggtg GTGTGGCGTTTGAGGTGGTCCTGATTTTGGCCGTGACTGTGAccgctgtctctctgatctctgcttctttggtcgccttgttcctgtacaggaaacacaagcaaacccagttcaactag